The segment CGCTGACAGCGCTCCCATCGTCCGCAGCGAGTAGTTAATGACAGCAACCGTCTGCCCCAGCGTCGCATCCCCTGTAGAGATCTCTATCCGCCCAAACCATAACACGGCCAGAATACCGGCGTTGACGATGATCATAATGAACGGGGTTGAGGTCTCGGTAAGCCGCAGCGCAGCAATAGTCGATCTCATCAGCTCTCCGCTGAAGGTTGCGAACCGTCCAATCTCATGGCCCATCCGCACAAATACACGGATCAGCCGGATTCCGGTCAAATTCTCCTGAATCACACCATTCACGCCGTCGAGCCGGCTCTGCACATTGCGGAACAGCTCGGACGCTCTGCGCATCAGCCAGATCATGAAAATCACCAAGAACGGCAGCGTCACGGTCAGCAGCAGCCCCAGCTTGATATGTACAACAAGCGCCATAATCACGCTACCGATCACAACCAGCGGAATACGGGTCATGAACCGCAGTCCCATGAAGATCGTATCCTGCATCTGCGATACATCGCCGGTAAGGCGGGTGATCAGGGATGAGGTCGGGAAGCGGCTAAAAATATCGTAAGAGAACGACTGTACCTTTTCATACAGCTTGTCACGCAGGTCGAATGCGAACCCCTGACTGGCATGCGACGCAAAAAAGGAGCTGAGTATTCCCGCCAGAAACGCCACAGCGGCACTCCCTACCAGCACCCCGCCCCACAGCCAAACGACAGCCGTGTCCTGTTGCCGGATACCGTCATCAATGATTTTGGAGATCAGCAGCGGCTGCGACAGCTCCACGGCCAGCTCAATCAGCATCATGACCAGCGCGGCAATGGCGGCGACCCTGTATTTTTTAAGAAAAGTCAACATTAGCTTCATCGAAGATACCCCATTTGCTTATTCGTAGAGCGCATCCCGCAGGCGGGTAGACATGGCAGAGCCTTGTCCCGACTTCAAAATGACCCGGCGCAGCGCCTTGTTGCTGCGGTTCAGCTCGGTGAGCTCGGCTAGCATGTCTTCCAGTAAATTCTCCGTATCGGGGATGAGCTCCCCCTTCTCCTTCAGCGCATTGATCTGTTCCTTATATTGCTCCAATTTCTCTGTCACCTGACTAACTTCCCTTCTGTTCACTATATTACCCTGCTGAAGACACAATTGCGTTCATTATAGCACATCCCGGGCGGAAGCAATGTTTGCACTGGCTACTCCGGCCCCGAGTATGATACTCTAGTAAGGTCGATTTTTTGGTCGTGTAGCAGATTAGCTGAACAGTGAAAGGATAGATGGACGTGGCACAATTATTTTTCAGGTATGGAGCTATGAACAGCGGCAAATCCATTGAGATTCTCAAGGTTGCACATAATTATGAAGAGCAGGGCAAGTCGGTGCTTCTCTTCACACCTTCCATTGATAACCGGGATGAAGTGGGATATATCTCCTCCCGGATCGGACTGCGCAAGCAGGCCATTCCGATCGACGAGCAGACCGATATCTACAGCATAGTCAGCAGCAGTCTGCCGAAGCCGCACTGTGTACTGATCGACGAGTGCCAGTTCCTGAGCAAGGACTGCATCCTGCAGCTGGTGCGTATTGTGGATGAGCTGGACATTCCGGTGATGGCCTTCGGCCTCAAAAATGATTTCCAGAACAATCTGTTCGAAGGCAGCAAATACATGCTGATCTACGCCGACAAGATTGAAGAAATGAAGACCATCTGCTGGTTCTGCGCACGGAAAGCCACCATGGCGCTGCGGGTCGAGAAC is part of the Paenibacillus sp. FSL M7-0420 genome and harbors:
- a CDS encoding thymidine kinase yields the protein MAQLFFRYGAMNSGKSIEILKVAHNYEEQGKSVLLFTPSIDNRDEVGYISSRIGLRKQAIPIDEQTDIYSIVSSSLPKPHCVLIDECQFLSKDCILQLVRIVDELDIPVMAFGLKNDFQNNLFEGSKYMLIYADKIEEMKTICWFCARKATMALRVENGKPVYSGKQIQIGGNEAYYPVCRKCHKNPPL